From a region of the Lactuca sativa cultivar Salinas chromosome 4, Lsat_Salinas_v11, whole genome shotgun sequence genome:
- the LOC128133844 gene encoding senescence-specific cysteine protease SAG39-like: MGLSSLKIMHLIAFLLVVGMWSSGVTCRMLSDVSISERHELWMLRYGRVYQDDAEKKMRFNVFKDNVEFIESFNTAENQPYKVAINKFADQTNEEFKAARNGYKFSSNKRSARTPPFRYENVTAVPPSMDWRKKGAVTPVKDQGQCGSCWAFSTIAATEGITQLTTGKLISLSEQELVDCDRSGVDQGCDGGEMEDGFEFIVKNKGINTEVAYPYQAADGTCNTKEEAVHAATITGYEKVPANSESALLQAVANQPISVSIDASGMGFQFYSGGVFTGDCGTDLDHGVTAVGYGVTDDGMKYWLVKNSWGASWGDSGYIMMQRDVSAKEGLCGIAMDSSYPTA; this comes from the exons ATGGGCCTTTCGTCTCTCAAAATAATGCATCTTATCGCCTTTCTTCTTGTTGTAGGGATGTGGTCTTCAGGAGTTACGTGCCGAATGTTAAGTGATGTATCCATCTCTGAGAGACATGAGCTGTGGATGCTACGCTATGGACGTGTGTACCAGGATGACGCAGAGAAGAAAATGCGCTTCAACGTATTCAAGGACAACGTAGAATTCATCGAATCCTTCAATACTGCTGAAAACCAGCCTTACAAAGTAGCGATTAACAAATTTGCAGACCAAACGAATGAAGAGTTCAAAGCCGCTCGTAATGGATATAAGTTTTCATCAAACAAAAGATCAGCAAGAACACCACCTTTTAGGTATGAAAACGTGACTGCCGTGCCACCTAGCATGGATTGGAGAAAGAAAGGAGCTGTTACCCCAGTTAAAGATCAAGGCCAATGTG GAAGCTGTTGGGCATTTTCAACAATCGCTGCAACGGAAGGAATTACTCAGCTGACAACTGGAAAACTAATTTCACTGTCTGAGCAAGAGCTAGTGGACTGTGACAGGAGTGGTGTAGATCAAGGATGCGATGGTGGGGAGATGGAAGATGGCTTTGAGTTTATCGTTAAAAACAAAGGCATCAACACCGAGGTGGCTTACCCATATCAGGCAGCAGATGGAACCTGCAACACCAAGGAAGaagctgtccatgctgccaccattaCTGGGTATGAAAAAGTGCCAGCCAACAGTGAATCCGCATTGTTACAGGCAGTCGCCAATCAACCCATATCAGTTTCCATTGACGCCAGTGGCATGGGTTTCCAGTTCTATTCAGGTGGCGTGTTTACTGGGGATTGTGGAACTGATCTTGACCATGGTGTTACAGCAGTTGGATATGGAGTGACCGATGATGGAATGAAGTACTGGTTGGTAAAAAATTCGTGGGGTGCCAGCTGGGGGGATAGTGGATACATAATGATGCAAAGAGATGTTAGTGCCAAAGAAGGTCTATGTGGAATAGCTATGGATTCATCGTATCCAACTGCTTAG